One genomic region from Terriglobia bacterium encodes:
- a CDS encoding NFACT family protein: MENFALIALVESLRPAMSELIIRRVIQHHPSGFILQTRSVKLPAIKIVADMQRPVLYPSEKRPLQESPGTDFLMVLRKHLTSAEVTGFSKRLSERIVEFSFKTAVPSKELETMSLIVELLPNAPNLILLDAERRVVSSFLDLTPQHGIGEYDTYAYPAQGEKLELERILEDDPPPLNDLTAESLISRVAGIGPVFARELALRQKKSGKGWLDEIRTLLEQARAPSHAAWLYTELPLGHILEQNDLRRLQKAILSPIELESLSRTHSARLFVNILEATRFYYDEFETRTLLEQAKLPILRDMRQVSKRFADREKRLVREQQKYQQAEGLQKTAQMLTSSGKDMEQHYPSVKVTDYFGEQPATVEVDLDSAISLRENIEKLFKQYQKAGRGKSIVARQLGELRNKRATIEEQTKRLEAIKDWDTWMAISSKIPVRGAPPAPQKEAGTASGRRFRSIEIDGREVLIGKGARENDELTFDIAAPEDFWFHVADYSGSHVVVRNPVKDKNLDETVLVKAAQLAAYFSQARNSSKVEVHYTKRKHVTKVRRAKPGLVRLLEFKSIKVEPKNWLE; this comes from the coding sequence ATGGAGAACTTTGCGCTCATCGCGCTAGTCGAGAGTCTTCGGCCGGCCATGAGCGAACTCATCATCCGCCGGGTGATTCAGCATCACCCGAGCGGGTTCATTCTGCAGACGCGGTCGGTTAAGCTGCCGGCGATCAAGATTGTCGCGGACATGCAGCGGCCGGTCCTGTACCCATCCGAAAAACGGCCGCTGCAGGAGTCGCCCGGAACGGATTTCCTCATGGTGCTGCGCAAGCACCTGACATCGGCCGAAGTGACCGGCTTCAGCAAACGCCTCTCGGAACGTATCGTCGAATTCAGTTTCAAAACGGCGGTGCCGAGCAAGGAACTGGAAACGATGTCGCTCATCGTCGAACTCCTGCCGAATGCGCCGAACCTGATCCTGCTCGATGCCGAACGCCGTGTGGTTTCGTCGTTTCTGGATCTTACGCCGCAACATGGGATCGGAGAATACGACACCTACGCCTATCCGGCGCAGGGCGAAAAGCTGGAGCTTGAACGCATTCTGGAAGATGACCCGCCGCCATTGAACGACCTGACGGCAGAATCGCTGATCTCGCGGGTAGCAGGCATCGGTCCGGTATTCGCACGCGAACTTGCGCTGCGACAGAAGAAATCCGGAAAGGGATGGCTTGATGAAATCCGAACCTTGCTCGAGCAGGCCCGCGCGCCCTCACATGCGGCCTGGCTCTATACCGAACTGCCTTTGGGTCACATCCTCGAACAAAACGATCTGCGGCGGCTGCAAAAGGCGATTCTGAGTCCGATCGAACTGGAATCGCTTTCAAGAACCCACAGCGCCCGCCTTTTCGTGAATATTCTGGAGGCCACCCGTTTTTATTACGACGAGTTCGAGACTCGAACACTGCTCGAGCAGGCAAAGCTGCCGATCCTCCGGGATATGCGACAGGTGTCGAAGCGGTTTGCGGATCGCGAGAAGCGGCTGGTGCGGGAACAGCAAAAGTATCAGCAGGCAGAGGGTCTTCAAAAGACAGCGCAGATGCTGACATCCAGCGGAAAGGATATGGAGCAGCATTATCCATCCGTGAAGGTCACCGACTATTTCGGAGAACAGCCCGCCACCGTTGAAGTTGATTTGGACTCCGCGATCAGCTTGCGCGAGAACATCGAGAAGCTTTTCAAGCAATATCAGAAAGCAGGCCGTGGCAAGTCGATTGTCGCGAGGCAACTCGGAGAACTCCGAAATAAGAGAGCCACGATCGAGGAACAGACGAAGAGACTCGAAGCGATCAAGGACTGGGACACGTGGATGGCGATTTCAAGCAAGATTCCCGTCAGGGGCGCGCCTCCGGCCCCTCAAAAAGAAGCCGGTACGGCGTCTGGCAGGCGCTTCCGGAGCATTGAGATCGATGGACGGGAAGTCCTCATCGGCAAAGGCGCGAGAGAGAACGACGAGTTGACCTTTGATATAGCTGCTCCGGAAGACTTCTGGTTCCACGTTGCGGATTACAGCGGCTCGCATGTCGTGGTAAGAAATCCCGTCAAAGATAAAAATCTGGATGAAACCGTCCTGGTCAAGGCCGCACAACTCGCAGCCTATTTCTCGCAGGCAAGAAATTCGTCCAAAGTCGAAGTGCATTACACGAAGCGTAAGCATGTCACAAAGGTCCGCCGCGCCAAACCAGGCCTTGTCCGGCTGCTGGAATTCAAATCGATCAAAGTCGAACCGAAGAACTGGCTGGAGTAG